One Acidobacteriota bacterium DNA segment encodes these proteins:
- the nrfD gene encoding polysulfide reductase NrfD, which produces MANDHTPSEVADAAAYRIPPVIQPGHSFGTITDKIAAIVLTKHTPVVWFVVAGIGFLMTLMLFASLTKLLFTGIAIWGNNQPVGWAFDIINFVWWIGIGHAGTLISAILLLFRQSWRTSINRFAEAMTLFAVACAALYPLVHTGRPWLAAYWLFPYPNTMNMWPQFRSPLIWDVFAVSTYGTVSLLFWYTGLIPDLATLRDRAENRVARTMYGVFALGWRGSAQHWYRYETAYLLLAGLSTPLVLSVHSVVSFDFAVGILPGWHATIFPPYFVAGAIYAGFAMVLTLAIPLRAMFSLHDFITDRHLDNMAKVMLVTGLIVVYGYAMEAFFAWYSANQFEAYMIENRMTGPYWWSYWMLIFCNGLVPQLMWVKRFRTNTAILFIVSLVVGVGMWLERFVIIVTSLHRDFLPSSWDMYYPTRWDFATFFGTIGLFITLMFLFVRVLPMISIFEMRTLLPEAKVKEEAHG; this is translated from the coding sequence ATGGCGAACGATCACACTCCTAGCGAGGTCGCGGACGCGGCGGCGTACCGGATCCCTCCGGTCATCCAGCCTGGCCACAGCTTCGGGACGATCACGGACAAGATCGCCGCGATCGTCCTGACGAAGCACACGCCGGTCGTGTGGTTCGTCGTGGCGGGCATCGGCTTCCTGATGACGCTGATGCTGTTCGCGTCGCTCACCAAGCTGCTCTTCACGGGCATCGCCATCTGGGGCAACAACCAGCCGGTGGGGTGGGCGTTCGACATCATCAACTTCGTCTGGTGGATCGGCATCGGCCACGCGGGGACGCTGATTTCGGCGATCCTGCTGCTGTTCCGCCAGAGCTGGCGGACGTCGATCAATCGCTTCGCCGAGGCGATGACGCTGTTCGCCGTGGCGTGCGCGGCGCTGTACCCGCTCGTGCACACCGGCCGGCCGTGGCTCGCGGCCTACTGGCTGTTCCCGTACCCGAACACGATGAACATGTGGCCGCAGTTCAGGAGCCCGCTGATCTGGGACGTGTTCGCGGTCTCCACCTACGGCACCGTCTCCCTGCTCTTCTGGTACACGGGGCTGATTCCGGACCTGGCGACGCTGCGCGATCGCGCGGAGAACCGGGTGGCCCGGACCATGTACGGGGTCTTCGCGCTGGGCTGGCGCGGATCGGCGCAGCACTGGTACCGCTACGAGACGGCGTACCTGCTGCTCGCGGGCCTCTCCACGCCGCTGGTCCTGTCGGTGCACTCGGTCGTGAGCTTCGACTTCGCGGTGGGTATCCTGCCCGGCTGGCACGCGACGATCTTCCCCCCCTATTTCGTGGCGGGGGCCATTTACGCCGGCTTCGCGATGGTGCTGACGCTCGCGATCCCGCTTCGCGCGATGTTCTCGCTGCACGACTTCATCACCGACCGGCACCTCGACAACATGGCGAAGGTGATGCTGGTCACCGGCCTGATCGTGGTGTACGGCTACGCGATGGAGGCGTTCTTCGCCTGGTACAGCGCGAACCAGTTCGAGGCCTACATGATCGAGAACCGCATGACGGGTCCGTACTGGTGGTCGTACTGGATGCTGATCTTCTGCAACGGCCTCGTGCCGCAGCTGATGTGGGTCAAGCGGTTCCGGACGAACACGGCGATCCTCTTCATCGTGTCGCTCGTCGTGGGCGTGGGCATGTGGCTCGAGCGGTTCGTCATCATCGTCACGAGCCTGCATCGGGACTTCCTCCCCTCGTCGTGGGACATGTACTACCCCACGCGGTGGGACTTCGCGACCTTCTTCGGCACGATCGGCCTGTTCATCACGCTGATGTTCCTGTTCGTGCGCGTGCTGCCGATGATTTCGATCTTCGAGATGCGGACGCTGCTGCCCGAAGCCAAGGTGAAGGAGGAGGCTCATGGCTGA
- a CDS encoding DUF3341 domain-containing protein — protein sequence MAETSRVPPIYGLLAEFETPQALVTAATKVRDAGYRRIDAFSPFPIEELADAIGFRDRRLPMFVLVGGLAGMVAGLGLEYWVSAVAYPLNIGGRPHASWPSFIPVAFETTILCAAFAAVFGMLALNGLPMPYHPVFNAPRFSAATRDRFFLVVEATDPKFDRMQTRKLFDDLHAREVTELAH from the coding sequence ATGGCTGAGACCTCCCGCGTCCCGCCGATCTACGGCCTGCTCGCGGAGTTCGAGACGCCCCAGGCGCTCGTGACCGCCGCCACGAAAGTGCGCGACGCGGGCTACCGCCGCATCGACGCGTTCTCCCCGTTCCCCATCGAGGAGCTGGCCGACGCCATCGGCTTCCGCGATCGGCGCCTGCCGATGTTCGTGCTGGTGGGCGGCCTGGCGGGCATGGTGGCGGGGCTCGGCCTCGAGTACTGGGTGTCGGCGGTGGCGTACCCGCTGAATATTGGCGGCCGGCCGCACGCCTCGTGGCCGTCGTTCATCCCGGTGGCCTTCGAGACGACGATCCTCTGTGCGGCCTTCGCGGCGGTATTCGGCATGCTGGCGCTCAACGGGCTGCCGATGCCGTATCACCCCGTGTTCAACGCGCCGCGTTTCAGCGCCGCGACCCGCGACCGGTTCTTCCTGGTGGTGGAGGCGACGGATCCGAAGTTCGACCGGATGCAGACGAGGAAGCTGTTCGACGATCTGCACGCGCGCGAGGTGACCGAGCTTGCACACTGA